The Vicinamibacterales bacterium DNA window AAGACGGCGCCGCTCGTGGCCGCCGCGTGTCTGGCCATCGCGATGGCCGGTCGTCTTCGGAGCTGGACGCCGCTCGTCACACTGCTCGTCCTCGTCGCCATGCCCGTGGCGCTCGCCGCGTACGTCGCCGTCGCGCGCCGGCATCGCGTCGTCTCCGACAGCGACGTATCCCGCATCGACGACGAGGTGGGGTTGCACGGTGAGCTGCGCAGTGCGCATTGGTTCGCGCTCGCCCCTGAGCGCGACGACTGGATTCGCTTCCACCTGGCCCGTGCGGCCGAGCGCGTCGGTACGGTCGACTGGGCCGGCCTCTACCCGCCGCCTGCGGCCGGCCGCGCCAAGCTCGCGACGGGCGTGCTGGCGGCGGCGGTTGCCCTCGTGGTGCTGATTCCCGGGCGCGCCGGTCTCGCCGCCAGCGCCGACAGGAAGTCGCCGGCGGCCGCCGCACGCACGCCGCGCGCGATCATCGCGCTGCCGCCCGATCTGCGAAAGAAGCTCGAGAACATGCTCGGTCTCGTCGAGAGCGGCCGCGGCCGCGATCTCACCGACGCCGACGTGCGGGATATCCTCGATCACCTCGACGACCTTGCCCGCCAGGATCCACGCAAGCTGGCCGGCGCGAAGGCGGCCAACGCTCAGGAGACGCCGGCCACGGCGGCCGACCTCAAGGCGTATGCGCAGCGCGCCAAGAAGGCGGCCGAATCGACGTCGCTCGAACCGCAGGTGCGCGACATGCTTGCCGATCTCGCCGACAAGCTCAACGACAGCGAGCAGAACGCCAACGCGATGAGCTCGCGCGACGCTCAGGACGCCGCCGTCCAGCCGGATCAGGGCAACGGGCAGCCGCAGCAGGCAAAGTCGGGCAGCGGCAACCAGGACGGCGCCTCGGTGCAGCAGGTCAAGGAGGCCGCCGGCGGCAGCGCCGCCGGCGTGACCATGATGACCAACCAGGACGCCTCGAACGCCCGCGACGGCGGCCTCGGTCTCGGCGGCGGCGCCCAGGATCGACGCGGCGGCGGCCACCTGGTGGATCTCGGGGCCGCGCTGAAGAAGGAAACGATCGAGGCGAGCGCCGACCTGCAGGGCGACAACATCCCGACCGAAGAGCGGCGCAAGACCGAGCACGCCGACGCGACCGTCGCTTTCACGCACGCTGACGCGCCGCCCGCCGAGCGCGGCAGTTCCACCGCTCCCCCGCCGGTGCCCGAGTCACGGCGTGCCGCCGTCAAGTCTTACTTCATCCGCAAACAATGACCACGACCGCTGTCGCCGCCTCGATCGAGCAGTTCCGCGATCGCTTTCAGAACATCACCCGTGAGATCGGCAAGCGCATCGTCGGCAACGACGACATCGTGAGCCTGACCGTCACCAGTTTGCTGGCCGGCGGCCACGTGCTGCTCGAGGGCATACCCGGGGTCGGCAAGACGAGCCTCGTCCACACGCTGGCCGACGTGCTGCATCTGACGTTCTCGCGCATCCAGTTCACGCCGGACCTGATGCCGGCCGACATCGTCGGCACCCACATCGTGCAGGAGCAGCAGCAGGGCGGCGGCGCCTTTTTCGAGTTCCAGCCGGGCCCGATCTTCGCCAACGTCGTGCTCGCCGACGAGATCAACCGGGCCACGCCCAAGACGCAGTCGGCCCTGCTCGAAGCGATGCAGGACGTCAGCGTCTCGGTCGGCAAGACGACCTACCGCCTCGAGCAGCCGTTCTTCGTCATGGCCACGCAGAACCCGCTCGAGATGGAAGGCACCTATCCGCTGCCCGAGGCGCAGCTCGATCGCTTCTTCTTCAAGCTCAAGGTCCTCTACCCGCCGGAAGAGGCGATGCACACGATTCTCGAGCGGACGACCCAGAACGAGACGCCGTCGGTCTCGCGGATCGTGGAGGGGGCCGCGATCCTGGAGATGCGCAACACGGCCCGCGCGGTCGCCGTGGCGAAGCCCGTGCAGGCGTATGCCATCCGCCTGACGCTCGGCTCCCACGCCGACTCACCGTACGCCAGTCCGCTGGTGAAGCGATACGTCCGCTACGGCGCCAGCCCGCGCGCCGCGCAAACGCTCGTCCTCGCCGCGAAGATCCAGGCCCTCAATCGCGGCCAGGCGTTCATCTCCCCCGACGACGTCCGCGCCGTCGCCATGCCGGCGCTGCGGCACCGGCTCCTGCTCAATTTCGAAGGCGAGGCCGACGAGGTGAGCACCGACACGATCGTCGCCGAACTGCTCCGCACGGTTTCGGCCTAGTCACCGCCTGAAATGCCAGCAACGGCGACAGCGAGCGAGTGCAGCGAGCGAGCCACGCGAACGGCGCGCCAGGGAGCGTGTCGGGGAGTCCGAGGGACGACGCCCCTCGGGTGAACATGCCGCTGCGGTTCCAGGACGATTTTCTTCGCAAGCTCGAATACCTGCACGTCGTCTCGCGGCGGGAGTTCGCCGGGCAGAACCGCGCCGATCGGCGCACCCCGAAGCGCGGCCGCGGCATCGAGTTCGCCGACCATCGCGCCTATGCCCCGGGCGATGACTTCCGGCACATCGACTGGAAGGCCTACAAGCGCCTGAACCGGCTGCTGCTGCGGCTGTTCGACGAAGAGCAGGATCTGCCGATCTACCTGATCCTCGACGTCAGCGGATCGATGGCCGAGCCCGCCAAGTTCGACATGGCGCGGCGGCTCACCGCGGCGCTCTGCTACATCGGGCTCGCGCACCTCGATCGGATGTCGATCCTGACCTTCGCCCGCGGCATCGTCCAGGAGACCTCACCGGGGCGCGGCAAGGGCCGCATCTTCCGTGTGTTCGGCCAGCTCGAGACCCTGGAGGCCGGCGGCGAAACCGATTTGCGCGCCTCGTGCAAGGCGTTCGCCTCGCGCTCGCGGCAGATTGGGCTCGCGGTCATCCTCTCCGACTTCCTCGAGCCGGCGGGGGCGGACGTCGGCTTGAAAATCCTGCGCACGCTCGGACACGACGTGTTTGCCATTCACGTGGCGTCGAAGGCGGATCGGGACCCGGGCGCGCTCGGTGACGTGCGGTTCGTCGACACCGAGACGGGAGAGATGCGGGAGCTCGAAGTGACGCCGAAGCTCGCCGACGCCTACGGCCGTGCCTGGGACCGCCACGCGCTCGAGCTGCAGCGTTTCTGCGGCCGCTACGGCATCGGCTACCTGCGCGCCGACGTCGATCGTCCGTTCGAGGAGATCGTGCTCAAGGCGTTCCGGCAGGGACGGTTCCTCGCATGATCCTGGGTGCGATGGCGACGTGGCTGGGGTTGCTCCTCCTGCTCGCCGTCTGCGGCGTCGCGGCGGCGCTCTTCCTGGTCAAGGTGCGTCCGCCGCGCGTGCGGGTGCCGTCGCTGCTCTTCTGGAGGCAGGTGCTCGACGACCGCCGCGAGCAAACGCTCTGGGAGCGCATCCGCCGGGCGGTGTCGCTGGCCGTCACGGTGGCGATCGCGGCGGCGCTGGCGCTCGCATTTCTGCGCCCTGCGCGGGCGGCGGCGCCGGCCAGCGGCGGCGGTCCCGCAACCCGTACGCTGGTCGCGCTCGATTCCTCGTGGTCGATGCTGGCGCGGACGCGCAGCGGCGAGACGCGCTGGGAGCGGGCGCTCTCCGAGGCGCGCCGTTTGGCCGCGACCGCGGCGCCCGGCGCCGAAGTGGCGATCGCGACGACCGGCGACGGGCTGATCGAGGCGCCGACCTCGGATCTCGCGGTGCTCGACGCGGCGATCGATCGTCTGTCGCCGTCGGGGTCGGGCGCCGGCTGGCCGCGGCTTCCCGGCGCCACCGTCCATCTCATCACCGACGGCGCCACGCCGCGTCCCGTGCCGGCCGGCGTCGTCGTCCACTCCGTGTACGAGGCGGCCGACAACGCCGGCATCACGGCGTTCGACGTCCGTCCGCCCCTCGACGGCACGAGCGACGACCAGGCGTTCCTCGAGGTGTCGAACTTCGCGACGCCGCAGGAGGTCCACGTCACGCTGACCCGCGGGTCCGCGACGATTCTCGATCGGCGCGTCGACATGGGGGCGAACCAGACGCTCCATCAGGTCATCCGGCTGCCGCGCGGCGGCGCCGCCGACGTGCGCGCGCGCATCGACGCGCCACACGACGCGCTGGCCCTCGACAACGAGGCGTTCGCGTGGATGGCCGATGCGCGCCCGCTTCACGTGGTGGTGGTTGGCGCGCAGACCGGCTGGCTGGCGCCGTGGTTCCGCGCCAATTCCGAAGTGATCGGTACGTTCGCGGCACCAGAGAGCTATGTCCCTGGACGCGAAGACGCGGTGATCTTCGATCGCTACGCGCCCGCGTCGCCGCCGGCCAAGCCGGCGCTCTACATCGCGCCCGACGCGCCGGCCCTGGGCCTGGCTGGCACCCGGATGGAGGTCAAGCCGGTGTGGACGTCGGCCGAGGCGCATCCGCTGCTCGACGGCGTCGATCCGCTGACCTTTTCGATCGAGCGGGCGCGGACGGCGACGTCGCCGCAGCTGCGCGCCATCGCGCAGTCGGCCACCGGCACGCCGCTCGTCTCGGTCGGCACGGCGGAGGATCGGCCGCGGGTGGTCGTGCTGTCGTTCGGACCGCACGACTCGAACCTCGTGGAAGCGGCAGCCTTCCCGGTGCTGATGGGCAACGCCATCGACTGGCTGGCGCGCGCCAACGCCGGCGGCGCCCGCCGCACCGGCCGCACCTCGTTCAACGCCTCGATCGTCCGCGTCAGGGCGCCGAACGGCGACAGCATCCCGCTG harbors:
- a CDS encoding DUF58 domain-containing protein, whose amino-acid sequence is MPLRFQDDFLRKLEYLHVVSRREFAGQNRADRRTPKRGRGIEFADHRAYAPGDDFRHIDWKAYKRLNRLLLRLFDEEQDLPIYLILDVSGSMAEPAKFDMARRLTAALCYIGLAHLDRMSILTFARGIVQETSPGRGKGRIFRVFGQLETLEAGGETDLRASCKAFASRSRQIGLAVILSDFLEPAGADVGLKILRTLGHDVFAIHVASKADRDPGALGDVRFVDTETGEMRELEVTPKLADAYGRAWDRHALELQRFCGRYGIGYLRADVDRPFEEIVLKAFRQGRFLA
- a CDS encoding VWA domain-containing protein: MILGAMATWLGLLLLLAVCGVAAALFLVKVRPPRVRVPSLLFWRQVLDDRREQTLWERIRRAVSLAVTVAIAAALALAFLRPARAAAPASGGGPATRTLVALDSSWSMLARTRSGETRWERALSEARRLAATAAPGAEVAIATTGDGLIEAPTSDLAVLDAAIDRLSPSGSGAGWPRLPGATVHLITDGATPRPVPAGVVVHSVYEAADNAGITAFDVRPPLDGTSDDQAFLEVSNFATPQEVHVTLTRGSATILDRRVDMGANQTLHQVIRLPRGGAADVRARIDAPHDALALDNEAFAWMADARPLHVVVVGAQTGWLAPWFRANSEVIGTFAAPESYVPGREDAVIFDRYAPASPPAKPALYIAPDAPALGLAGTRMEVKPVWTSAEAHPLLDGVDPLTFSIERARTATSPQLRAIAQSATGTPLVSVGTAEDRPRVVVLSFGPHDSNLVEAAAFPVLMGNAIDWLARANAGGARRTGRTSFNASIVRVRAPNGDSIPLLNLHGEPAARLTVPGIYSAEASGGAAAKFAVNVVDPDVSNLSRSALGGDGGGAIAVASGVTARPWWMYFVVLAFAAALVEWWTWLRRITV
- a CDS encoding MoxR family ATPase, with the translated sequence MTTTAVAASIEQFRDRFQNITREIGKRIVGNDDIVSLTVTSLLAGGHVLLEGIPGVGKTSLVHTLADVLHLTFSRIQFTPDLMPADIVGTHIVQEQQQGGGAFFEFQPGPIFANVVLADEINRATPKTQSALLEAMQDVSVSVGKTTYRLEQPFFVMATQNPLEMEGTYPLPEAQLDRFFFKLKVLYPPEEAMHTILERTTQNETPSVSRIVEGAAILEMRNTARAVAVAKPVQAYAIRLTLGSHADSPYASPLVKRYVRYGASPRAAQTLVLAAKIQALNRGQAFISPDDVRAVAMPALRHRLLLNFEGEADEVSTDTIVAELLRTVSA